From Enterococcus wangshanyuanii, the proteins below share one genomic window:
- a CDS encoding HAD family hydrolase produces the protein MKIEYVIFDFDGTLGDSKECGFKATEEAFKKMSLAIPKKETIEYYMGIPIEKSFKEMSNRALSSVEFDELLGLFRTYYKEYEEQYLVIFPGIKELLVGLKARKIVMFVLSSKKTDVLQRNLESLEIDAYFEEVVGSDKVSNYKPDPEGIHYLLKKHQLDPAKVLMVGDAIFDLQMGRAAKVETCGVTWGSHAKEELAKEQPNVLIDEPKELLSWII, from the coding sequence ATGAAGATTGAATATGTGATTTTTGATTTTGATGGAACCTTAGGAGACTCAAAAGAATGCGGATTTAAAGCAACAGAAGAAGCATTTAAAAAAATGTCGCTAGCTATTCCTAAAAAAGAAACGATTGAATATTACATGGGCATCCCAATTGAAAAATCATTTAAAGAAATGTCGAACAGAGCACTTTCATCGGTTGAATTTGACGAATTGCTCGGTTTATTTCGAACGTATTATAAAGAATATGAAGAGCAATATCTCGTTATTTTTCCAGGGATCAAAGAGTTATTAGTAGGATTGAAGGCTCGTAAAATAGTAATGTTTGTATTATCAAGCAAAAAAACAGATGTACTGCAAAGAAATTTAGAATCCTTAGAGATTGATGCCTATTTTGAAGAAGTGGTGGGTTCCGACAAAGTTTCTAATTACAAACCCGATCCAGAAGGCATTCATTATCTACTGAAAAAGCATCAGTTAGATCCAGCTAAAGTTTTGATGGTAGGAGACGCAATATTTGATCTTCAAATGGGGAGAGCGGCAAAAGTAGAAACTTGTGGGGTGACATGGGGCAGTCACGCGAAGGAAGAATTGGCGAAAGAACAGCCAAATGTATTGATCGATGAACCGAAAGAACTTCTGTCTTGGATAATCTAA
- the holB gene encoding DNA polymerase III subunit delta' — protein sequence MNEAQYLSEQQPLLYQQLQKSFEHGRLAHAYLFEGDTGTGKKDFGLWMAKHVFCTNLIDNTPCNQCNNCLRINDNEHPDVLRVAPDGQTIKVDQIRALKAEFSKSGVETAQKVFLIEQADKMSIGAANSLLKFLEEPEGKILAILETNSLAKILPTIQSRCQVLHFQPLVKEKLIHALTETGISKNSAAILAELTNSFDKAVELSKDEWFNEAREVMQQWFDYLIKDDLQAFVYVQKKMIKVFKEKEQQALSFDVLLAFYRKQLTDSVSQEQLKRVIEQQAQRIELILKARQKWEANVSWQSVCEQLVIRMIHPKT from the coding sequence ATGAATGAAGCACAATACTTAAGTGAGCAGCAGCCGTTGCTTTACCAACAACTTCAAAAAAGCTTTGAGCATGGTCGTCTTGCCCATGCTTATCTTTTTGAAGGGGATACAGGAACTGGTAAAAAAGATTTCGGGTTGTGGATGGCGAAGCATGTTTTTTGTACCAATTTGATAGATAATACTCCTTGTAACCAGTGCAACAACTGTTTGAGGATCAATGACAATGAACATCCTGATGTGTTGCGCGTAGCCCCAGATGGTCAAACGATCAAGGTCGATCAGATCAGAGCATTAAAAGCAGAGTTCAGTAAAAGTGGTGTGGAAACAGCGCAAAAGGTTTTCTTGATCGAGCAGGCAGATAAAATGAGCATTGGAGCAGCGAATAGTTTGTTGAAATTTTTGGAAGAGCCGGAAGGAAAAATCTTGGCGATTTTGGAAACAAATTCATTAGCAAAAATTTTACCAACCATTCAGTCGCGTTGTCAGGTACTGCATTTTCAGCCACTTGTAAAAGAAAAATTGATTCATGCTCTGACAGAAACTGGCATCAGTAAAAATAGTGCAGCTATTTTAGCAGAACTAACAAATAGTTTTGACAAAGCAGTTGAATTATCCAAGGATGAATGGTTTAATGAAGCTAGGGAAGTTATGCAGCAATGGTTTGATTATTTGATCAAAGATGATCTGCAGGCCTTTGTATATGTTCAAAAAAAGATGATCAAAGTCTTTAAAGAAAAAGAACAGCAAGCATTGAGTTTTGATGTACTACTTGCTTTTTACCGTAAACAGCTCACTGACAGTGTCTCTCAAGAACAGCTCAAACGTGTGATCGAACAACAGGCGCAACGAATCGAGCTGATTTTAAAAGCACGCCAAAAATGGGAAGCAAATGTCAGCTGGCAAAGTGTTTGCGAGCAATTAGTGATCCGAATGATTCACCCTAAAACATAA
- the tmk gene encoding dTMP kinase has protein sequence MQGIFITIEGPDGAGKTSVLNELYPRLDLAAEKSIIKTREPGGIPISEKIRKIILDPKNQEMDERTEALLYAAARRQHLMEKVLPALEAGKIVLCDRFVDSSLAYQGAGRRIGVEAIASINEFAIEGTVPDFTIYLDVDSDTGLNRIRNNRQQQIDRLDSEGLEFHQRVRHEYLKLVEENPQRITKIDARMSLENVVEATFQAIVTRYPEYFRI, from the coding sequence GTGCAAGGTATTTTTATAACGATCGAAGGACCAGATGGCGCTGGAAAAACAAGTGTCTTGAATGAACTATATCCAAGATTGGATTTGGCAGCAGAAAAAAGTATCATCAAAACAAGAGAACCAGGCGGCATTCCTATTTCTGAGAAGATCCGCAAAATCATTTTAGATCCAAAGAATCAAGAGATGGATGAACGAACAGAAGCGTTGCTTTACGCTGCTGCTAGACGTCAACATCTGATGGAAAAAGTGTTGCCTGCCCTTGAAGCTGGCAAGATCGTTTTATGCGACAGGTTTGTAGACAGTTCATTAGCTTATCAAGGAGCTGGCCGCCGTATTGGCGTTGAAGCCATTGCCTCGATCAATGAGTTTGCGATCGAAGGAACAGTGCCTGATTTTACGATTTATTTGGATGTCGATTCTGATACGGGCTTGAACCGAATCAGGAATAACCGTCAACAGCAGATCGATCGATTGGATTCTGAGGGATTGGAATTTCATCAACGGGTGCGTCACGAATACTTGAAGTTAGTTGAAGAAAATCCGCAGAGAATCACCAAGATCGATGCTAGAATGAGCTTAGAAAATGTTGTTGAAGCAACATTCCAGGCAATTGTAACTCGTTACCCAGAATATTTTAGAATTTAG
- the rsmI gene encoding 16S rRNA (cytidine(1402)-2'-O)-methyltransferase codes for MQKQKSFDSANLGQLYLVPTPIGNLEDMSVRCIKILKEATIIASEDTRNTQKLLNHFEISTPQVSFHEHNYKERIPQFIERLVSGETIAQVSDAGMPSISDPGHELVTACIENDIKVIALPGPTAGITALIASGLSPQPFTFYGFLPRKKKEQIESLEQLKQNRPTQIFYESPHRIATTVKHVAEVFGEERKAVICRELTKLHEEYLRGTLAELRDYLAEHTLKGECCLLVEGFTGETDIQEELNLSIKEHIAFLMDEGLSSKEAIKEVAKQRNLKKQEVYKEYHIN; via the coding sequence ATGCAAAAGCAAAAAAGTTTTGATTCAGCTAATCTAGGACAGCTATACTTAGTGCCGACTCCAATTGGAAATCTGGAAGATATGAGTGTTCGCTGTATCAAGATTTTGAAAGAAGCGACGATCATTGCAAGTGAGGATACCAGAAATACACAGAAATTGTTGAATCATTTTGAGATTTCTACCCCTCAGGTCAGTTTTCATGAACACAATTATAAAGAACGGATTCCGCAGTTTATCGAACGGTTAGTGTCAGGGGAAACGATCGCACAAGTCAGTGATGCAGGGATGCCGTCCATCAGTGATCCGGGTCATGAATTAGTGACTGCTTGTATTGAAAATGATATCAAAGTCATTGCACTTCCTGGTCCAACTGCTGGAATTACAGCTTTGATCGCCTCTGGGTTATCCCCACAGCCATTCACTTTTTATGGTTTTTTACCACGAAAGAAAAAAGAACAGATCGAGAGCCTGGAGCAGTTGAAGCAAAATCGACCAACGCAGATTTTTTATGAATCTCCTCACCGAATCGCAACCACAGTGAAGCATGTTGCAGAAGTTTTTGGAGAAGAACGGAAGGCTGTGATCTGCCGGGAACTGACGAAGCTCCATGAAGAATATCTAAGAGGAACGTTGGCTGAACTAAGAGATTACTTAGCTGAGCACACATTAAAAGGTGAGTGCTGTCTCTTAGTGGAGGGTTTTACTGGAGAAACAGATATTCAAGAAGAGTTGAACCTATCTATCAAAGAACACATAGCTTTTTTGATGGATGAAGGACTATCCTCAAAAGAAGCAATCAAAGAAGTCGCTAAACAAAGAAACTTAAAAAAACAAGAAGTTTATAAAGAATATCATATCAATTGA
- a CDS encoding cyclic-di-AMP receptor, whose protein sequence is MKIILAIVQDKDSNRLANEFIDANIRATKLSSTGGFLKAGNSTFIVGIDDERVEEALELIKQTCQSRKQYVSTPVTLDITMDGQVPYPVEVEVGGATVFVLPVEGFHQY, encoded by the coding sequence ATGAAAATTATTTTAGCGATTGTCCAAGACAAAGACAGTAACCGTTTAGCCAATGAGTTTATCGATGCAAATATTCGTGCAACGAAGTTGTCGTCGACCGGAGGCTTTTTGAAAGCTGGAAATAGCACGTTTATCGTTGGTATCGATGATGAACGTGTAGAAGAAGCATTAGAGTTGATCAAACAAACCTGCCAGTCTCGTAAACAATATGTGTCAACACCAGTGACATTGGATATTACGATGGATGGTCAAGTACCTTATCCTGTAGAGGTCGAGGTTGGAGGAGCAACAGTCTTTGTACTCCCAGTAGAAGGATTCCACCAATATTAA
- the dnaX gene encoding DNA polymerase III subunit gamma/tau, producing MAYQALYRVWRSQRFDDVVGQKAITQTLKNAIVQKKTSHAYLFTGPRGTGKTSAAKIFAKAINCKHSVDGEPCNECETCIAITEGRLNDVIEIDAASNNGVEEIRDIRDKAKYAPTQAEYKVYIIDEVHMLSTGAFNALLKTLEEPPQNVIFILATTEPHKIPLTIISRTQRFDFKRIGTQDIVDHMAYILKQINVAFEEQALYVIGRAAEGGMRDALSILDQTISFSDEKVTLTDAMQVTGSLTYEMMDQYISSCTAGDVEKALETLESILGSGKEARRFLEDLLLYCRDLLMFQQAPKLLAEKVGNLTDQFKELAGQTNAEKIYQMIQILSETQNDIRFTNNANIYLEVATVKLAKSVKPAMMTNETAPQAATEDISALQQQIEQLQKELIDLKKNGVAAKEAEPVKTTRATSSKSTLRIPTEMVYKVLNEATKDHLMNVKNVWDDLLQMMSVTQRAMLKASEPVAAGPKGLVVAFEYEIVCGRAMEDEELQLALHNNLSRLANYAPEMVCITKESWPKLRQSFISQNKDLGNEQATNEQDAASESTHLLTDEEELPQEVNNQVVDEAIAIFGSELVEVIND from the coding sequence ATGGCTTATCAAGCTTTGTATCGTGTCTGGCGTTCACAGCGCTTTGATGATGTGGTAGGACAAAAAGCAATTACTCAAACATTAAAAAATGCCATTGTGCAAAAGAAAACCTCACATGCCTATTTATTTACCGGCCCCAGAGGAACAGGAAAAACTAGTGCGGCGAAAATTTTTGCAAAAGCTATCAACTGTAAGCATAGTGTAGATGGTGAACCATGTAATGAATGTGAAACATGTATCGCAATCACTGAAGGCCGTTTGAATGATGTTATTGAAATCGATGCAGCCAGTAATAATGGGGTTGAAGAAATTCGTGATATTCGTGACAAGGCCAAATATGCGCCGACACAAGCAGAATATAAAGTCTATATCATCGATGAAGTCCATATGCTGTCAACTGGAGCCTTTAATGCACTTTTAAAGACCTTGGAAGAACCACCGCAAAATGTTATTTTCATTTTAGCGACGACAGAACCACATAAGATTCCGTTAACGATCATCTCTAGAACGCAACGTTTTGATTTTAAACGTATTGGAACACAAGATATTGTCGATCACATGGCGTACATTTTAAAACAGATCAATGTTGCTTTTGAAGAACAAGCCTTGTACGTGATCGGTCGCGCAGCCGAAGGCGGGATGCGGGATGCATTGAGTATTTTAGATCAGACGATTTCTTTTAGTGACGAAAAGGTCACGCTGACAGATGCGATGCAGGTCACAGGTAGTTTGACGTATGAAATGATGGATCAGTACATTTCAAGCTGTACGGCGGGTGATGTCGAAAAGGCGTTGGAAACGTTAGAAAGTATTCTGGGTTCAGGAAAAGAAGCCAGACGCTTTTTAGAAGATCTACTATTATATTGCCGTGATTTATTGATGTTCCAGCAAGCACCAAAGCTCTTGGCGGAAAAAGTCGGAAATCTGACGGATCAGTTTAAAGAGCTGGCGGGACAAACGAATGCTGAAAAAATTTACCAAATGATCCAAATTCTAAGTGAAACTCAAAACGATATTCGCTTTACAAATAATGCAAATATCTATTTAGAAGTCGCAACGGTCAAACTGGCAAAATCAGTTAAGCCTGCCATGATGACAAACGAAACTGCTCCACAGGCAGCAACAGAAGATATCAGCGCATTGCAACAACAAATCGAGCAGCTGCAAAAAGAACTGATTGATTTGAAAAAAAATGGCGTTGCGGCTAAAGAAGCTGAGCCTGTTAAAACAACTCGCGCGACAAGCAGTAAGAGTACCTTGAGAATTCCAACAGAAATGGTTTATAAAGTCTTGAATGAGGCAACAAAAGATCATTTGATGAATGTTAAAAATGTCTGGGACGATCTATTACAGATGATGTCGGTGACACAACGCGCAATGCTGAAAGCTAGTGAACCAGTTGCCGCAGGACCTAAAGGCCTAGTAGTTGCTTTTGAGTATGAAATCGTCTGCGGACGTGCGATGGAAGATGAAGAATTGCAATTAGCTCTTCATAATAATCTTAGCCGCTTAGCGAATTATGCACCGGAGATGGTTTGCATCACGAAAGAAAGCTGGCCAAAACTACGACAATCATTCATTAGTCAAAACAAAGATCTAGGTAATGAACAGGCAACAAATGAACAAGATGCGGCAAGTGAAAGCACTCATTTACTAACAGATGAAGAAGAATTACCACAAGAAGTGAACAATCAAGTAGTAGACGAAGCGATTGCCATTTTCGGCTCAGAGCTCGTTGAAGTAATAAATGATTAA
- the recR gene encoding recombination mediator RecR, with the protein MHYPEPIAKLVESYMKLPGIGQKTAVRLAFYTLDMKEEDVNAFAKALISVKRDLHFCSICGNITEEDPCEICQDKTRDRSIILVVEEPKDVMAMEKMREYHGLYHVLHGVLSPMEGTGPEDINIAPLIQRLHDDEVKEVIIATNATTEGEATAMYLSRLIKPAGITVTRLAHGLSVGSDIEYADEVTLLKAVEGRREL; encoded by the coding sequence ATGCATTATCCCGAACCCATTGCCAAACTAGTTGAAAGTTACATGAAATTACCCGGAATCGGTCAAAAAACGGCTGTCCGTTTAGCTTTTTATACACTCGATATGAAAGAAGAAGATGTCAATGCGTTTGCCAAGGCGTTGATCAGTGTGAAGCGTGATTTGCATTTTTGTAGTATTTGCGGAAATATCACAGAAGAAGATCCTTGTGAGATTTGTCAGGATAAAACGCGTGACCGCAGTATTATTTTGGTAGTTGAAGAGCCCAAAGATGTCATGGCGATGGAAAAAATGCGTGAGTATCACGGATTGTATCATGTTTTACATGGGGTTTTATCACCGATGGAAGGAACTGGACCAGAAGATATCAACATTGCGCCATTGATCCAGCGTTTACATGATGATGAAGTCAAAGAAGTCATTATTGCAACGAATGCGACGACAGAGGGAGAAGCTACAGCCATGTATCTTTCCCGTTTGATCAAGCCTGCTGGAATTACTGTCACTCGTTTGGCACATGGATTATCTGTGGGCAGTGATATTGAGTATGCAGATGAAGTGACCCTATTAAAAGCAGTCGAAGGAAGACGAGAATTGTAA
- a CDS encoding O-methyltransferase translates to MEHLFSEVDAYFSEKLVGNDPLFDKLLQNNEKYGLPPHDVSPSQGKFLYLLAKIKGAKRILEIGTLGGYSSLWFAKALDSDGQLISLEFDSKHAAVAKENLTAANVSDQVTILVGAAAESLKHMVLSETAPFDLIFIDADKENNSVYLEYALKLAKPGTIIIGDNVVRDGAVLVANSTDGRVQGVRSFVDDLAAHPKLSSIAIETVGVKGYDGFTISIVEF, encoded by the coding sequence TTGGAACATTTATTTTCTGAAGTAGATGCTTATTTTAGTGAAAAACTAGTAGGAAATGACCCACTTTTTGACAAACTTCTACAAAATAATGAAAAGTACGGATTACCGCCGCACGATGTTTCTCCCAGTCAAGGAAAATTTCTTTATCTTCTTGCAAAAATCAAAGGTGCTAAACGGATTTTAGAAATCGGTACACTTGGAGGATATAGTAGCTTATGGTTTGCTAAAGCTCTTGACTCCGATGGTCAACTCATCTCTCTTGAATTTGACAGTAAACACGCGGCTGTTGCCAAAGAAAATTTAACAGCGGCAAATGTTTCTGACCAAGTAACGATTCTAGTTGGCGCAGCTGCAGAAAGCCTAAAGCACATGGTACTGTCTGAAACAGCTCCGTTCGATTTGATCTTCATCGATGCGGATAAAGAAAATAACTCTGTCTACTTAGAATATGCACTGAAATTAGCTAAACCAGGAACAATTATTATCGGTGATAATGTCGTACGCGATGGTGCTGTTCTAGTCGCAAATAGCACAGACGGACGGGTACAGGGTGTACGGTCATTCGTCGATGATCTTGCTGCTCATCCTAAATTGAGCTCAATAGCTATAGAAACTGTAGGGGTTAAAGGATATGATGGTTTTACGATCAGTATTGTTGAATTTTGA
- a CDS encoding DUF3958 family protein has product MKESYEQHFHEARHFLDNLCYLFHKNEQGTFYQSLMDEYSKKTKQILEHLEIDETELHDQKKRVIGLLEDIEYEKRKLLAEEDTNEC; this is encoded by the coding sequence ATAAAAGAAAGCTATGAACAACACTTTCATGAAGCACGTCATTTTTTAGATAATCTATGCTATCTATTTCATAAAAACGAGCAAGGTACATTTTATCAATCGTTGATGGATGAATATTCTAAAAAAACAAAACAAATACTAGAACATTTAGAAATAGATGAAACAGAACTCCATGATCAAAAGAAGAGAGTAATAGGCCTACTAGAGGATATCGAATATGAAAAGAGAAAATTATTAGCAGAGGAGGACACGAATGAGTGTTGA
- a CDS encoding PSP1 domain-containing protein, translating to MVEVVGVRFREAGHIYYFAPGKSEYFYNDKVLVESQQSKQLATVAIPKKTVDPEDLPEELKPILNKASETDLEKEQKNVDDAQAALSVAKEKIRAHDLEMKLIRVEYTFDRSKMIFYFTADGRIDFRELVKDLAAIFRTRIELRQIGVRDEAKILGGIGPCGRQLCCSTFLGDFMPVSIKMAKDQGLSLNPVKISGLCGRLMCCLKYENDEYEAAKKELPDYGKDVMTPDGKGRVVGLNLLSRIIKVRLVGRETAVEYDYEEIKEATEKAQAEKGDQNG from the coding sequence ATGGTAGAAGTAGTAGGAGTTCGTTTCCGTGAAGCTGGTCACATCTATTATTTTGCTCCTGGAAAATCAGAGTATTTTTACAATGATAAAGTTCTTGTGGAGTCACAGCAGTCTAAACAGCTGGCCACAGTTGCGATACCTAAAAAAACAGTCGATCCGGAAGATTTGCCGGAAGAATTGAAGCCCATTTTAAATAAAGCATCAGAAACAGATCTAGAAAAAGAACAAAAAAATGTGGATGATGCACAAGCTGCATTAAGTGTGGCAAAAGAGAAGATTCGTGCGCATGATTTGGAGATGAAATTGATTCGTGTCGAATATACTTTTGACCGCAGCAAAATGATTTTCTATTTTACCGCAGATGGACGAATCGATTTTCGTGAATTGGTCAAAGATCTAGCTGCGATTTTTCGTACAAGGATCGAATTACGCCAAATCGGTGTCAGAGATGAAGCAAAAATTTTAGGTGGAATCGGTCCCTGCGGCAGACAATTATGCTGTTCAACTTTTTTAGGTGACTTTATGCCAGTATCGATCAAGATGGCCAAAGATCAAGGACTATCGTTGAATCCTGTAAAAATTTCTGGTTTATGCGGGCGCTTGATGTGCTGCTTGAAATACGAAAATGATGAATATGAAGCAGCGAAAAAAGAATTACCTGACTATGGAAAAGATGTCATGACACCAGATGGCAAAGGCCGAGTAGTCGGCTTGAATCTTTTAAGTCGAATCATCAAAGTTCGTTTAGTCGGACGTGAAACGGCCGTCGAATACGACTATGAAGAAATCAAAGAAGCAACAGAAAAAGCACAAGCTGAAAAAGGTGATCAGAATGGATAA
- a CDS encoding SdrD B-like domain-containing protein — MDKKRIVALVLMVLSIVVFGETTEAAQLDLPVNTITGSVYQDINENGVMELKNFEITVPKQEVRLYRSLADAQQDQQVISTTSTNAVGVFSFTKLKRGEYYIRYDFDKAYRTVDFTQSALDDAGLPISGIAKIDVTNRLKLLYTIDLPQKRVTNLEILPFEDKNWNGLMDPEEAIMDGKTMIILNVRRFSEVIKNKELDGLDVSKLLSGALGGNLDLSDAIYFRTTKNGQIINMPDVTSDLYIIIRSPFDLTLSSMVNNLTKINALLAIIQGGDLEAILNDPELIAAGDIDTNSDNEYIHLLASILPKIADEVDKINYNEIIGEDNAAVITKTTNQLRAIETLLKKIPAMRFVKVDHFGNSYDLTGMKFKRTNQFFFGIKKYATLSGYAFNDKNKNGKKDLLERLQSIDLTIYDAKGNVLSTVKTPASIGEYKLINLPYDQALYLGIPENLTSSTAMTVDKPAALADKNIIGEYYIEGTSGNASLKQDIGIIN; from the coding sequence ATGGATAAGAAAAGAATAGTTGCGTTAGTTCTAATGGTTTTGAGTATTGTTGTTTTTGGGGAAACAACAGAAGCGGCTCAACTCGATTTACCAGTCAATACAATTACAGGTTCCGTTTATCAAGACATCAATGAAAACGGAGTGATGGAGCTGAAAAATTTTGAGATCACAGTTCCAAAACAAGAAGTTCGTTTGTATCGTTCATTAGCTGATGCACAACAAGACCAACAGGTTATTAGTACGACTAGCACGAATGCAGTCGGTGTGTTTAGCTTTACGAAATTAAAACGAGGAGAGTATTATATTCGTTATGATTTTGATAAAGCGTATCGTACAGTTGATTTTACGCAAAGTGCGTTGGATGATGCTGGTCTTCCAATCAGCGGAATTGCAAAAATTGATGTAACAAATCGCTTGAAGTTGTTATATACAATCGATCTTCCGCAAAAGCGCGTGACGAATTTGGAAATTTTACCTTTTGAAGATAAAAACTGGAATGGATTAATGGACCCGGAAGAAGCGATTATGGATGGCAAGACAATGATCATTTTGAATGTTCGTCGTTTTTCTGAAGTTATCAAGAATAAAGAACTTGATGGTTTGGATGTATCCAAATTGCTTTCGGGTGCTCTAGGAGGCAATCTTGACCTCTCAGATGCGATTTATTTTAGAACAACAAAAAATGGTCAGATCATAAATATGCCGGACGTCACTTCCGATCTATATATTATTATCCGTTCACCATTTGATCTGACTTTATCATCAATGGTTAACAATCTCACGAAGATCAATGCATTGCTGGCTATTATACAGGGCGGCGATCTTGAGGCCATTTTGAATGATCCGGAATTGATTGCGGCGGGTGATATCGATACAAATTCAGATAATGAGTATATCCATCTGTTAGCATCGATCTTACCGAAAATAGCAGATGAAGTAGATAAAATCAACTACAATGAAATCATTGGAGAAGATAATGCTGCTGTGATCACGAAAACGACCAATCAGTTACGAGCAATTGAAACGTTACTTAAAAAGATTCCTGCGATGCGCTTTGTCAAAGTAGATCATTTCGGGAATAGTTATGATTTAACAGGTATGAAATTCAAACGTACAAATCAGTTTTTCTTTGGCATAAAAAAATATGCAACCTTATCAGGATATGCATTTAATGATAAGAATAAAAATGGAAAAAAAGATCTATTAGAAAGACTACAATCGATCGATCTAACTATTTATGATGCTAAAGGAAATGTTTTGAGTACTGTAAAAACACCAGCTAGCATCGGTGAATACAAATTGATCAACTTACCTTATGACCAAGCTCTTTATCTAGGAATCCCTGAAAACCTAACTAGTTCGACAGCAATGACTGTAGATAAACCAGCAGCATTAGCAGATAAGAATATCATTGGTGAATACTATATAGAAGGAACTTCAGGAAACGCTAGTTTAAAACAAGATATCGGTATCATTAATTAA
- a CDS encoding YbaB/EbfC family nucleoid-associated protein — MMRGMGNMQGMMKQVQKMQKDMEKAQSELNEKEFTGASTNELVTATFTGDRKMKDISIKEDVVDPEDIDMLQDLVIMAVNDALAKVDKESEATMGKYTKGLPGF; from the coding sequence ATGATGCGAGGCATGGGCAATATGCAAGGAATGATGAAACAAGTCCAAAAAATGCAAAAGGACATGGAAAAAGCACAGTCTGAACTAAACGAAAAAGAATTTACTGGTGCATCAACCAATGAATTAGTCACAGCAACGTTCACTGGTGACCGCAAAATGAAAGACATTTCTATTAAAGAAGACGTTGTAGATCCAGAAGATATCGATATGCTTCAAGATCTTGTGATCATGGCAGTCAATGATGCTTTAGCTAAAGTTGACAAGGAATCAGAAGCAACAATGGGTAAATACACTAAAGGGTTACCAGGATTTTAA
- a CDS encoding DNA replication initiation control protein YabA, which produces MDKRSLYDGLSSLETDLQGTLGQLSEIKEALHELVEKNTTLEIENQRLREHLQEVTKLSENPDDLTDPAKQELSKSRMNLEKLYEEGFHVCNILYGSRRENDEECAFCLDVIYGERYK; this is translated from the coding sequence ATGGATAAGCGTTCTTTATACGATGGACTGAGTTCTCTTGAAACGGATTTGCAGGGAACTTTAGGACAATTATCCGAAATCAAAGAAGCACTTCATGAGTTAGTCGAAAAAAATACAACGCTTGAGATAGAGAACCAGCGATTGCGTGAGCATTTACAAGAAGTCACGAAGCTTTCAGAAAATCCTGATGATCTTACAGACCCAGCAAAACAAGAGCTATCTAAATCTCGTATGAATTTAGAAAAGCTTTATGAAGAAGGGTTTCATGTATGTAATATTTTATATGGTTCTCGTCGCGAAAATGATGAAGAGTGTGCTTTTTGTTTAGATGTGATTTATGGTGAACGATACAAATAA
- a CDS encoding DUF3969 family protein has translation MEVSKDTLNVQVKYTNEIERFVLINIIGICDALLNDLITFDDATRYFFNYYTKGVLEEKKLSEPVLEVVKLTCQLDEVELAIPVFFTKEDLNKEIEKVKIKAEKVLALNKRPEKLTLSAVYPWIDEGGSRDEIVDAIE, from the coding sequence ATGGAAGTCAGCAAAGATACATTAAATGTTCAAGTGAAATATACAAATGAAATAGAGAGGTTTGTGCTAATTAATATTATAGGAATTTGTGATGCGTTATTGAACGATCTGATTACTTTTGATGATGCTACCAGATATTTCTTTAATTATTACACAAAAGGAGTACTTGAAGAGAAAAAACTATCTGAGCCTGTATTGGAAGTGGTGAAACTAACTTGTCAATTGGATGAAGTCGAATTAGCAATTCCAGTATTTTTTACAAAAGAAGATTTAAATAAAGAGATAGAAAAGGTAAAAATAAAGGCTGAAAAAGTTTTAGCTTTGAATAAACGTCCAGAAAAATTGACTTTGAGCGCTGTTTATCCGTGGATAGATGAAGGTGGTTCAAGAGATGAAATTGTGGACGCGATAGAATAG